In Bradyrhizobium sp. CCBAU 051011, the following are encoded in one genomic region:
- a CDS encoding DUF3237 domain-containing protein: protein MAGLEFEMTYRLRVRGPMPTTHGSPVGARSYWEMSEGTLEGTRIKARIAMPGGDWYRPGSDGFGRPDVRVQFITDDDAVILLHYTGLVQMNDAFTKAVETAGTTRFEDHYMRMAMRFDTGAPKYAWLNQHLFVAEGRLTGKDQIEYRIYRVT, encoded by the coding sequence ATGGCTGGTCTTGAATTCGAGATGACATATCGTCTGCGCGTGCGCGGTCCGATGCCGACGACGCACGGCTCACCCGTCGGCGCGCGCAGCTACTGGGAGATGAGCGAAGGCACACTGGAAGGCACGCGCATCAAGGCGCGTATCGCAATGCCGGGCGGCGACTGGTACCGGCCGGGCTCGGATGGCTTTGGTCGGCCCGATGTCCGCGTCCAATTCATCACAGATGACGACGCCGTCATTCTGCTGCACTACACCGGCCTCGTGCAGATGAATGACGCCTTCACCAAGGCCGTCGAGACGGCCGGCACCACGCGCTTTGAAGATCACTACATGCGGATGGCAATGCGCTTCGATACCGGCGCACCGAAATACGCCTGGCTCAACCAGCATCTGTTTGTGGCCGAGGGCCGCCTCACCGGAAAAGACCAGATCGAATACCGCATTTACCGCGTCACCTGA
- a CDS encoding alpha/beta fold hydrolase, protein MRHEWMDLDGSRIFFREAGSSDAPAVLLPHGYPCSSYEFRNLMPLLEDRWRLIAPDFPGCDYSDTPESFAYDFDGYADFLARFADRLGLKQFALYLHDFGSQIGLRLAIKAPERMAALIIQNGDIYEDQLGPKYAPLNEYFAHPTQENRSKLAAAVSREGYRDEFLNDVEPEQARTIPPDLWELHWALTTPRRKEIAVHVIAGLKDNLAWFPRYQRYLRDHQPPTLIIWGPKDGFMPEGAARAYLRDLPNAELHFLDGGHWLLETNLNEVANLMRDFLSRIQA, encoded by the coding sequence ATGCGACACGAATGGATGGATCTCGACGGAAGTCGCATCTTTTTCCGGGAAGCAGGCTCATCTGATGCGCCTGCCGTGCTCTTGCCACACGGCTATCCTTGCTCATCGTATGAATTCCGGAACCTGATGCCGCTTCTTGAAGATCGGTGGCGCCTGATCGCGCCTGACTTCCCTGGATGCGACTACAGCGACACGCCTGAATCTTTCGCATACGATTTTGACGGCTATGCGGATTTCCTTGCGCGGTTTGCTGACCGCCTCGGCCTCAAGCAATTCGCGCTCTACCTGCACGATTTCGGATCTCAGATCGGTCTTCGGCTCGCCATCAAGGCGCCGGAGAGGATGGCGGCGCTGATCATCCAGAACGGCGACATCTACGAGGACCAGTTAGGTCCTAAATACGCGCCACTAAATGAGTATTTCGCTCATCCGACACAGGAGAATCGCAGCAAGCTTGCAGCGGCGGTAAGTCGAGAGGGCTATCGCGACGAATTCCTGAACGATGTCGAACCCGAACAGGCCAGGACCATTCCTCCCGACTTGTGGGAGCTGCACTGGGCTTTGACGACTCCGCGCCGGAAGGAGATTGCGGTGCATGTGATTGCGGGCTTGAAGGACAATCTCGCCTGGTTTCCACGCTATCAGCGTTATCTGCGGGATCATCAACCGCCGACCCTGATCATATGGGGTCCGAAAGATGGCTTCATGCCCGAAGGCGCCGCGCGCGCCTATTTGCGCGACCTGCCGAACGCCGAACTGCATTTCCTTGATGGCGGTCACTGGCTGTTGGAGACGAATCTCAACGAAGTGGCCAACTTGATGAGAGACTTTCTTTCCCGGATTCAAGCTTAA
- a CDS encoding class I SAM-dependent methyltransferase has protein sequence MFRLVNDAQFWDRAARKYATDPIADMAGYERTLERTRHYLKGAETAFEFGCGTGTTALKLASSVGRIVATDLSGEMIAIARDKAKAEGCSNATFEVARPEAAPWPDGTFDVAFGFNVLHLVAEREAALKGIHRLLRPGGHFISKTPCLKEMNSLLRVALPLMQLVGKAPYVAFLSAEDLEREISAAGFEIIERARHASRGKDARPFVVARK, from the coding sequence ATGTTTCGTCTCGTAAACGACGCCCAGTTCTGGGACCGCGCTGCGCGCAAATATGCCACCGACCCGATTGCCGATATGGCGGGCTATGAGCGCACGCTCGAGCGCACCCGACATTACCTCAAGGGGGCCGAGACGGCATTCGAGTTCGGATGCGGAACGGGAACGACGGCGCTGAAGCTTGCGTCATCGGTCGGGCGCATCGTGGCGACCGACTTGTCCGGCGAAATGATCGCGATCGCGCGCGACAAGGCGAAGGCCGAAGGCTGCAGCAATGCCACGTTCGAGGTGGCGCGGCCCGAGGCGGCGCCGTGGCCGGACGGGACCTTCGATGTCGCGTTCGGCTTCAACGTTCTGCATCTGGTGGCGGAGCGCGAAGCAGCGTTGAAAGGTATCCATCGCCTGCTGCGGCCTGGCGGGCACTTCATTTCCAAGACGCCGTGCCTGAAGGAAATGAATTCGCTGCTGCGCGTCGCGCTGCCCTTGATGCAGCTCGTCGGCAAGGCGCCCTATGTGGCGTTTCTGTCGGCGGAGGATCTGGAACGCGAGATTTCGGCGGCAGGATTTGAAATCATCGAACGCGCCCGCCATGCCTCCCGCGGCAAGGATGCGCGGCCGTTCGTCGTGGCAAGGAAGTAG
- a CDS encoding DUF1993 domain-containing protein, with protein MSDSVLRRATGVFTTRLQVLAGLLDAAETQWREKAESPEALLAARLADDMFPFPYQIVFTCNQPNQFAAWCSDATAPETDPATLDFRGLKRHVQDTVAYVAERTAGIDDRVLDRDKRIDLPGGRFISFTGHLYVDEWLLPNFYFHLVTAYDILRHHGVRIGKANYMAHLAGRVRTAKAG; from the coding sequence ATGTCCGATTCAGTGTTGAGGCGAGCGACTGGAGTCTTTACGACGCGATTGCAGGTGCTGGCCGGCTTGCTTGACGCCGCCGAGACGCAATGGCGCGAGAAGGCCGAGAGCCCCGAGGCCTTGCTGGCGGCCCGGCTCGCCGATGACATGTTTCCATTCCCGTACCAGATCGTCTTCACCTGCAACCAGCCCAATCAGTTCGCTGCCTGGTGCAGCGATGCGACAGCGCCGGAGACCGATCCGGCGACGCTGGATTTTCGCGGCTTGAAACGGCATGTGCAGGATACGGTCGCCTACGTCGCGGAGCGGACCGCCGGGATCGATGACCGCGTGCTCGACCGCGACAAGCGGATCGATCTGCCTGGCGGCAGGTTCATTTCATTCACCGGCCACCTCTATGTCGACGAGTGGCTGCTGCCCAATTTCTACTTCCATCTCGTCACCGCCTACGACATCCTGAGGCATCACGGCGTGCGGATCGGCAAGGCCAACTACATGGCACATCTTGCCGGGCGGGTGCGCACCGCGAAGGCGGGGTAG
- a CDS encoding GNAT family N-acetyltransferase — protein sequence MLAKLWYDGWQDAHAAILPAELARARTRESFAERMTGALADVRVIGPRGAPSGFAMLKGDELYQFYVASEARGAGIAATLMADAEAQLSERGVGTAWLACAIGNVRAARFYEKCGWYLARTMVNRLDTVDGPFDLEIWRYEKRLAHR from the coding sequence GTGCTCGCGAAGCTTTGGTATGACGGCTGGCAGGATGCCCACGCCGCGATCCTGCCGGCAGAGCTGGCGCGGGCGCGCACGCGTGAGAGTTTCGCCGAACGGATGACCGGCGCGCTCGCCGATGTGCGGGTCATCGGGCCGCGAGGCGCGCCATCAGGCTTCGCGATGCTGAAGGGCGACGAGCTCTATCAGTTCTACGTCGCGTCGGAAGCGCGCGGCGCCGGGATAGCCGCCACTCTCATGGCAGACGCGGAAGCGCAACTATCGGAGCGCGGCGTCGGGACGGCGTGGCTCGCCTGCGCGATCGGCAACGTGCGCGCCGCCCGATTCTATGAGAAGTGCGGATGGTATCTCGCCAGAACGATGGTCAACCGCCTCGACACCGTCGATGGTCCCTTCGATCTGGAGATTTGGCGCTATGAGAAACGTCTGGCGCACCGGTGA
- a CDS encoding VOC family protein gives MAIHFNHTILSTHDRKASATFLAEMLGLPAPRRWGPFYMVTTENGANLDYMDVDGDIAPQHYAFLTSEAEFDAIFGRVRERQLPYWADPGQTQAGKINHHDGGRGFYFKEQNGHLLEIITREYGSGGWNP, from the coding sequence ATGGCCATCCACTTCAATCACACAATCCTGTCGACCCACGACCGCAAGGCATCGGCAACATTCCTCGCCGAGATGCTCGGTCTGCCGGCTCCGCGGCGATGGGGGCCGTTTTACATGGTCACCACCGAAAACGGCGCCAACCTCGACTACATGGATGTCGACGGCGACATTGCTCCGCAGCACTATGCGTTTCTGACCAGCGAGGCCGAGTTCGACGCGATCTTCGGCCGGGTGCGGGAACGGCAGCTTCCCTACTGGGCCGACCCTGGACAGACCCAGGCCGGAAAGATTAACCACCACGACGGCGGACGTGGTTTCTACTTCAAGGAGCAGAACGGGCATCTTCTTGAAATCATCACCCGCGAATACGGCAGCGGGGGATGGAATCCTTGA
- a CDS encoding MFS transporter, which produces MENARYRWVIVAAGGLLGCVAIGGMFSLPVFLQPIARDTGWSVTGISSAMTVGFLAMAFTSMIWGTLSDRLGPLPVVLTGSVVLAASLGLASVATSLVVFQFVFGLMVGGAAAAIFAPMMATVTGWFDTHRSLAVSLVSAGMGMAPMTMSPLAAWLVSNHDWRTSMQIVALVVAAIMIPVSLLVRRAPALESKAAAPTSASAEPEMSLAQALRSPQFIILLLTNFFCCATHSGPIIHTVSYAISCGIPMIAAVTIYSIEGLAGMGGRIAFGLLGDRFGAKRVLVFGLLAQAFGALGYVFVSELAAFYAVAALFGFLYAGTMPLYAVLVRENFPLRMMGTVIGGTAMAGSLGMATGPLAGGLIYDTFASYAWLYVGSWIMGLGAFLIMMTFRPVMAVRPAPVPA; this is translated from the coding sequence ATGGAAAACGCACGCTATCGCTGGGTCATCGTCGCGGCCGGCGGCTTGCTCGGCTGTGTCGCGATCGGTGGCATGTTCTCGCTGCCGGTGTTTTTGCAGCCGATCGCGCGCGATACCGGCTGGTCGGTGACCGGCATATCCAGCGCCATGACCGTCGGTTTCCTCGCGATGGCCTTCACCAGCATGATCTGGGGTACCTTGTCCGACCGGCTCGGGCCGCTGCCGGTGGTGCTGACCGGCTCGGTCGTGCTGGCGGCGAGCCTCGGGCTCGCCAGCGTCGCGACATCGCTGGTCGTATTTCAGTTCGTGTTCGGGCTGATGGTCGGCGGCGCCGCGGCTGCGATCTTCGCGCCGATGATGGCGACCGTCACCGGCTGGTTCGATACCCATCGCAGCCTGGCGGTGTCGCTGGTCTCCGCCGGCATGGGCATGGCGCCCATGACCATGTCGCCGCTCGCCGCATGGCTGGTCTCGAACCATGACTGGCGGACCTCGATGCAGATCGTGGCCCTTGTTGTCGCCGCGATCATGATCCCGGTCTCGCTTCTGGTGCGCCGCGCGCCAGCGCTCGAAAGCAAGGCCGCCGCGCCGACCAGCGCTTCGGCAGAGCCGGAGATGTCGCTCGCGCAAGCGCTGCGCTCGCCGCAATTCATCATCCTGCTGCTGACGAATTTCTTCTGCTGCGCGACGCACTCGGGCCCGATCATCCACACCGTGAGCTATGCCATCAGTTGCGGAATCCCGATGATCGCCGCCGTCACCATCTACAGCATCGAGGGTCTGGCGGGGATGGGCGGCCGCATCGCCTTCGGCCTGCTCGGCGACCGCTTCGGCGCCAAGCGCGTGCTTGTCTTCGGTTTGCTGGCGCAGGCGTTCGGCGCGCTCGGTTATGTTTTCGTGAGCGAGCTCGCCGCGTTCTACGCCGTCGCGGCATTGTTCGGCTTCCTCTATGCCGGCACCATGCCGCTCTACGCCGTTCTGGTGCGCGAAAACTTTCCGCTGCGGATGATGGGCACCGTGATCGGCGGCACGGCGATGGCCGGCAGCCTGGGCATGGCGACGGGGCCGCTCGCCGGCGGTCTGATCTACGACACCTTTGCGAGCTACGCCTGGCTCTATGTCGGCTCGTGGATCATGGGCCTCGGCGCGTTCCTGATCATGATGACGTTCCGGCCGGTGATGGCGGTGCGGCCTGCGCCGGTGCCGGCGTGA
- a CDS encoding thioredoxin family protein, with translation MRKLLSLIVLVIVAVLAIAQFGPSAPLSQETTRQDSRPAPEFSGISAWLNSPPLTTEGLRGKVVLVQFWTYSCINCLRTLPYVTKWHEQYKDKGLVVVGVHTPEFAFEKERANVETAIKRLGIHYPVAQDNQYRTWRAFGNQYWPAAYLIDRSGTIVATQFGEGGYQQMENAIARLVGDRAPVAPMRDPDLSAVATPEMYLGSEKNDGAIVETQGAAGGERTYTLPDNVPPNRFALSGLWNVTDDRATSSADGDEILLRFNAPKVNLVAGSLSPQTLSVTVDGTPQPPVTVDGSRLYSIYSGPGGEHVLRLKAAKAGLSAYSFTFG, from the coding sequence ATGCGCAAGCTTCTTAGCCTGATCGTTCTTGTGATCGTCGCCGTTCTTGCCATCGCGCAGTTTGGTCCATCAGCACCGCTCAGCCAGGAAACGACGCGGCAGGACTCCCGGCCTGCGCCGGAGTTCTCCGGGATTTCCGCCTGGCTGAATTCGCCGCCGCTGACGACGGAAGGCCTCCGTGGCAAGGTCGTGCTGGTTCAGTTCTGGACCTACTCCTGCATCAACTGCCTGCGTACGTTGCCGTACGTCACCAAATGGCATGAGCAATACAAGGACAAAGGCCTTGTCGTGGTCGGCGTGCACACGCCCGAATTCGCCTTCGAGAAGGAACGTGCGAATGTCGAGACCGCCATCAAGCGGCTGGGCATCCATTATCCAGTGGCACAGGACAATCAGTACCGCACCTGGCGCGCCTTCGGAAATCAGTACTGGCCGGCCGCGTATCTGATCGACAGGTCCGGCACGATCGTCGCGACGCAGTTTGGTGAAGGCGGCTACCAGCAGATGGAAAATGCGATCGCGCGCCTTGTCGGCGATCGCGCACCCGTCGCACCAATGCGCGATCCGGACTTGAGCGCCGTTGCAACACCCGAGATGTATCTCGGTTCGGAGAAGAACGATGGCGCCATCGTCGAGACGCAAGGCGCTGCGGGCGGCGAACGGACCTATACGCTGCCGGACAATGTGCCGCCGAACCGGTTCGCCCTCTCCGGCCTCTGGAACGTGACGGACGATCGCGCCACCTCTTCGGCCGACGGCGACGAAATCCTACTCCGCTTCAATGCACCCAAGGTCAATCTGGTCGCTGGCAGCCTGTCGCCGCAAACATTGTCCGTGACCGTCGACGGAACGCCGCAGCCGCCGGTCACGGTCGATGGAAGCCGGCTTTATTCCATCTACAGTGGCCCCGGTGGCGAGCACGTGTTACGGCTGAAAGCGGCCAAGGCCGGTCTCAGCGCCTACAGCTTTACGTTCGGCTGA
- a CDS encoding cytochrome c biogenesis CcdA family protein encodes MIEIALAFAAGLLTVAAPCILPLLPVLLGASIGQQDRRRPLFLVAGFVLTFSGFAILFGSFSTVLGLSHDTLRKISVILLGSFGVLLLWPQPYEWLMARLSGLLSFADSVVSRAGSGNAGGLVIGLALGVLWTPCAGPVLGSILTLIATSENLAHAALLLVTYAVGAGIPILLIAYGGQYATTQVRKLAPYTLALQRTFGAAVLLVAFAFYTQYDSIVAVWFSELYPNLQLGL; translated from the coding sequence ATGATTGAGATTGCGTTGGCATTTGCGGCCGGCTTGCTGACGGTGGCAGCGCCCTGCATCCTGCCGTTGCTGCCGGTCTTGCTGGGCGCCTCCATTGGCCAGCAAGACCGGCGGCGACCGCTCTTCCTTGTGGCTGGTTTCGTCCTGACGTTTTCCGGTTTTGCGATCCTGTTCGGCTCGTTCTCGACCGTGCTTGGCTTGTCGCACGACACCTTGCGGAAGATCTCCGTCATCCTGCTCGGCAGCTTTGGCGTTCTGTTGCTGTGGCCGCAGCCATACGAGTGGCTGATGGCAAGGTTGAGCGGCCTGCTTTCTTTCGCCGACAGCGTCGTCTCGCGTGCCGGATCAGGCAATGCAGGCGGCCTCGTTATTGGACTGGCGCTCGGCGTGCTCTGGACGCCGTGCGCCGGGCCGGTGCTCGGCTCGATTCTCACACTGATCGCGACATCGGAGAACCTGGCACACGCCGCGCTGCTGCTCGTCACATACGCAGTCGGCGCCGGCATTCCGATCCTGCTGATCGCCTATGGCGGACAATACGCGACCACGCAAGTGCGGAAGCTTGCGCCCTACACCCTCGCCTTGCAGCGAACATTTGGTGCGGCGGTGCTCCTCGTCGCGTTCGCCTTCTACACGCAATACGACAGCATCGTCGCTGTCTGGTTTTCGGAGCTTTATCCGAACCTTCAACTGGGATTATGA
- a CDS encoding cupin domain-containing protein codes for MKKMQFMAMAALVAGAVLAPFGAQAQKNGVTRTDLQRHDLSAPGREAIQVKVDLAPGVAFGKHTHPGEEVIYVLEGQLEYQIEDKPPVTLKAGDVLFIPAGTVHSARNPGSVTGSELATYIVEKGKPLLTLVK; via the coding sequence GTGAAGAAAATGCAATTCATGGCGATGGCGGCGCTTGTCGCTGGAGCCGTTCTGGCGCCGTTTGGCGCGCAGGCGCAGAAGAATGGGGTCACGCGAACCGATCTGCAGCGGCACGATCTCAGCGCGCCCGGACGTGAGGCCATCCAGGTCAAGGTTGACCTTGCCCCCGGGGTGGCGTTTGGCAAGCACACGCATCCCGGCGAAGAGGTGATTTATGTTCTCGAAGGCCAGCTCGAATATCAGATCGAGGACAAGCCGCCCGTCACGCTGAAGGCCGGCGACGTGCTCTTCATTCCTGCCGGAACGGTCCATTCGGCCAGGAATCCCGGCAGCGTCACCGGGAGCGAGCTCGCCACCTACATCGTCGAAAAGGGCAAGCCGCTCCTCACGCTGGTGAAGTGA
- a CDS encoding VOC family protein, which yields MTTTANQTSKAPAVDLKLEIVVIPVSDVERAKQFYAKLGWRLDADFVGPDDYRVIQFTPPGSNASVIFGKNVTSAAPGSAQGLYLVVSDIEAARSELLGRGVAISEAFHAAGDVHVGSDEPYLFGRVRLSGPDPERGSYRSYASFSDPDGNGWLLQEVTARLPGRIDGNATSFTSSADLAAAFRRAAAAHGEYEKRNGGKHDENWPDWYADYIVNEQHGQQQAA from the coding sequence ATGACCACCACTGCAAACCAAACCTCGAAAGCGCCGGCCGTCGACCTGAAGCTCGAAATCGTCGTTATCCCCGTCTCCGACGTCGAACGCGCGAAGCAATTCTACGCGAAGCTCGGCTGGCGGCTCGACGCAGATTTCGTCGGCCCCGACGACTACCGCGTGATCCAGTTCACCCCGCCCGGCTCCAACGCCTCGGTGATCTTCGGCAAGAACGTCACCTCTGCCGCGCCCGGCTCCGCGCAGGGCCTGTACCTGGTCGTCTCCGACATCGAGGCCGCTCGCAGCGAATTGCTCGGCCGCGGCGTCGCGATCAGTGAAGCGTTTCACGCCGCCGGTGACGTGCACGTTGGCTCGGACGAGCCGTATCTGTTCGGCCGGGTCCGGCTGAGCGGCCCGGATCCGGAACGCGGCAGCTACCGTTCGTATGCCTCGTTCAGCGATCCCGACGGCAATGGCTGGTTGCTGCAGGAAGTCACCGCGCGATTGCCCGGACGCATCGACGGCAACGCAACCTCATTCACCTCGTCGGCCGATCTCGCCGCCGCATTTCGCCGGGCAGCCGCCGCCCATGGCGAATACGAAAAGCGGAACGGCGGCAAGCACGATGAAAACTGGCCGGACTGGTACGCCGACTACATCGTCAACGAACAGCACGGCCAGCAGCAGGCCGCATGA
- a CDS encoding MarR family winged helix-turn-helix transcriptional regulator encodes MKPNDAPGSGPKSGSRDNSRDNSKSTAKPKSPGGDRRLGDFLCFAVYSANLAFGRAYKKGLDELGLTYPQWIAIVALWEQDGQTVSELGAKMFLESNTLTPILKKLEAAGYLRRQRDPADERQVRISLTESGRRLREKGMHMNLVSATGLKPDEFARLQENVVTLRDNLIRATAE; translated from the coding sequence ATGAAGCCCAATGATGCGCCTGGATCCGGCCCAAAGTCCGGTTCCAGGGACAATTCCCGAGACAATTCAAAGTCTACTGCGAAGCCGAAATCGCCCGGGGGTGACCGGCGCCTCGGCGACTTCCTGTGCTTTGCGGTCTATTCGGCCAACCTGGCATTCGGGCGGGCCTACAAGAAGGGCCTGGACGAACTCGGCCTGACCTACCCGCAATGGATCGCGATCGTGGCGCTATGGGAGCAGGACGGCCAGACCGTGAGCGAACTCGGGGCGAAGATGTTTTTGGAATCCAACACGTTGACCCCGATCCTGAAAAAGCTCGAGGCGGCGGGCTATTTGCGCCGGCAGCGCGATCCGGCGGACGAACGGCAGGTGCGCATCAGCCTGACCGAATCTGGCCGGCGGTTGCGCGAAAAGGGCATGCACATGAACCTGGTGAGCGCGACCGGATTGAAGCCCGACGAGTTCGCGCGGTTGCAGGAAAACGTCGTCACGCTTCGCGACAATCTGATCAGGGCTACGGCAGAGTAG